One window of Diabrotica undecimpunctata isolate CICGRU chromosome 8, icDiaUnde3, whole genome shotgun sequence genomic DNA carries:
- the LOC140447871 gene encoding larval cuticle protein A3A-like, with translation MYSKILSVLALTALAQAGVLDYSHGHATSYASSNLGGPEHGHGYTAPVLSHAYTAPVAGAHGYAAPVLAHGHSAQHDVDYYAHPKYEFNYGVQDGHTGDHKTQHEVRDGDVVKGSYTVAEPDGTLRTVHYTADDHNGFNAVVEKSGHPVHPAPSYGHGKVLLAAPAVHHAPLYHH, from the exons ATGTACTCTAAA attttgtcaGTGCTAGCCCTAACAGCTTTAGCCCAAGCTGGAGTTTTGGACTACAGTCATGGTCATGCTACCTCATATGCTTCATCGAACCTTGGTGGACCAGAACATGGACATGGATATACTGCTCCTGTTTTAAGTCATGCTTATACTGCCCCGGTAGCTGGTGCTCACGGATATGCTGCTCCTGTATTAGCCCATGGTCATTCTGCACAGCATGATGTAGATTATTAT GCTCACCCCAAATACGAGTTCAACTACGGAGTTCAAGATGGCCACACTGGAGACCACAAAACTCAACACGAAGTCCGTGATGGTGACGTAGTTAAAGGTTCTTACACCGTGGCTGAACCTGATGGTACCCTTCGTACTGTGCACTACACCGCTGACGACCACAACGGTTTTAATGCTGTTGTTGAAAAATCTGGACACCCTGTACATCCGGCACCATCTTACGGACACGGAAAAGTCCTCTTAGCCGCTCCTGCTGTCCACCATGCTCCATTATATCATCATTAA